The sequence GCCGGCGCCCACAAGGGCGCGACCTTCGCGCGGCGCTTCCGCACCACGGTCCTGACCGCGATCGACGACGACGACATCCGCGCCGCGCTGCAGGACTTCGTCGTGCCGGGCTGGGAGGTCGCGGACGGCTCCGGCCGCACCCGTCGCATCCGCATGGAGCAGGACGCCGCCGCGGCGATCGTGGACCTGTGCCGTGGGGAGCCGTTCCTCTTCCAGCTGGCGGGGGAGCGCGCGTGGTACGCGGGATCCGGGCCGACGATCACCCGGGACGAGGTCCATGCGGGCTGGCGCGGGGCGGAGCGCGAGGCGGCCGCGCATGTCGAGCGGATCCTCGAGCGGCTGCCCCCGCGGGAGCGCGCCTTCATCGAGGCGATGGCCGCGCTGCCCGCCGAGGAGCGCACGCTCACCCGGATCGCGAAGGAGATGGGCCGATCGAGGGCCGCGGAGGTCGGCACCACGGCGCAGCGCCTGGACACCGTGCGCGGCATCATCGACCGGGGCACGTCCTACGGCTTCCGGCACCGCGCGATCGAGGCCCACCTGACCAGCGCCTGGCCCAGGATCCGGTGAAGCGGGACGGGGCGTCTCCCGTCACGACGATGGTGTCCACCGGCTGAGCCGCTCCGCGCCGCCGCCCGCGTTGACACGTCCCCCGCGCCCCCGCGAGAATGGAGGCGCGTTGCTCTTACAACGTTGTAACGGCTCGGATCCACCCGGCACTCCCGGCGTCGATCGGCCCCATTCCCGATGAAGCGAAGGACCCCTCCATGACCGACGCCCGCCCCGCGGCCGACGCCCGCATCGCCATCGACCGCACCGCGGTCGTCGCCCCCGTCAACCGCCGCACCTTCGGCTCGTTCGTCGAGCACCTCGGCCGCTGCGTCTACGACGGCATCTACGAGCCCGGCCACCCCACCGCGAACGCCGACGGCTTCCGCGGCGACGTCGTCGACCTCGTCAAGGAGCTCGGCACGAGCACCATCCGCTACCCCGGCGGCAACTTCGTCTCCGGCTACCGCTGGGAGGACGGCGTCGGCCCGCGTGCCGAGCGCCCGAAGCGCCTCGACCTCGCCTGGCACTCGCTCGAGACCAACGAGGTCGGCCTCGACGAGTTCGCGCGCTGGTGCGAGCTCACCGGCAGCGAGCTGATGATGGCCGTCAACCTCGGCACCCGCGGCGTGCTCGAGGCCCTCGACATCCTCGAGTACGCGAACCACCCGGGCGGCACCGCCCTCTCCGACCAGCGCATCGCCAACGGATCCCCGAAGCCGCACGACGTGAGGATGTGGTGCCTCGGCAACGAGATGGACGGCGACTGGCAGGTCGGCAACATGACCGCCGAGGACTACGGCACGCTCGCCGGCCGCACGGCCCGCGCCATGAAGATGGTCGACCCGACCCTCGAGCTCGTCGCGTGCGGCAGCAGCGGATCCGGCATGGCGACCTTCGGCGAGTGGGAGCGGATCGTGCTGGAGAAGACGTACGACTCGGTCGACTTCATCTCCGCCCACGCCTACTACCAGGAGCGCAAGGGCGACCTCGGCAGCTTCCTCGCCTCCTCGCTCGACATGGAGTACTTCATCGCCACGGTCGTCTCCACGGCCGACCACGTGAAGCACCGCCTGAAGAGCGACAAGACGGTCAACATCTCCTTCGACGAGTGGAACGTCTGGTACCTCGACGAGCACCAGGAGTCCGGCGTCATCACCGAGGGCTGGCCCTACGCGCCGCACCTGCTCGAGGACGTCTACTCGGTGGCGGACGCGGTCGTGCTCGGCAACCTCATGATCACGCTGCTGAAGCACAGCGACCGCGTCACGTCGGCCAGCCTCGCGCAGCTCGTGAACGTGATCGCCCCGATCATGACGGAGACCGGCGGCGGCGCCTGGCGCCAGACGACGTTCTTCCCGTTCTCGGTCACGAGCCGGCTCGCGCAGGGCGAGGTGCTGAAGCCGCGCATCGACGTGGGCACGTACGAGACCGAGGTGCACGGCACCGCGCCGCTCGTCGACTCCGTCGCGACCTTCGACGAGGCCACCGGCCGCGCCGCCGTCTTCCTGGTGAACCGCAGCCTGTCGGACGCGCTCACGATCGAGGTCGACGTGGCCGGCCTCGCCGTCTCCGAGGTGCTCGAGGCCGTCGGGATCCATGACGAGGACGTCTACGCGAAGAACACGTTCGAGGACCGCGAGCGCGTGGGCCTCACGCCGAACGCCTCGGCGACGCTCGCCGACGGCACCCTCACGATCACGCTCCCGCCCGTGTCGTGGACGGCCGTGTCGCTCGGCTAGCCGCACCCGCTCGACCACGCGCCCGTCGCGCCGCATCCGCGGCCGGCGGGCGTCGTGCGTGATGGGGCGGGCGCGGATCGTTCGCGGTGCGCATGCGTCCGGCGCGGTGCGCGGCGTACGCGAACGCGAACGCGCATGCACATCCGAGACGGAAGGGTACGGCGGTGTCCCCAGCGCCTGCTCGCTGTGGATGGGCGCGCCCGAGGGATCGGGATGGTTCCCTAACCTCTCGCTCTACCCACACACGAACGGAGCACCATCGCCATGCCATCCATCGCGCCCTCGACCCGATCCTCGCGTCGCCTCCGCCGGGCGGGGACCGTCGCCGCCGCCGCGGCCATCGCGCTCTCCGCCATCTTCGGCCTCGGCATCGCGCCGGCATCCGCAGCCACGGCCGCCGCGGCCCCAGCGTCCACCCCCACCGACGCCTCCCAGATCACCATCCCCGGAGCCAAGCCCGGACCGGCGCCCAAGTGGCCCGGCGCGCAGTACCGGTTCGTGTTCCAGACGCACTGGGTCAAGGTCGCCGACGGGGGGCAGAACATCCGGTCCTTCCGCATCCGGGGCTACTCGGTCAGGCCGGGTGGGCTGGCCGTCAACGACATCAACGAATGCGTCACGTACCCCGGATATGACCCCAAGATCACTGACTACCGCAACGTGGGCATCGTCCTGCCGCAGATCCTCAACACCACCGTCACCAGCTACTCCGGCCCCTCGTGCACCGGCTACGACTACTCGAAGGTCGGCGGAAGCGGTCCGATCGACAGGGGGGATATCCACTGGACGCTCTTCACGCACCACGCGCCGGCTCCTCGCTGACCGGACGATCCGCATGCACCGACGGCCGACGTCTCCCCCGCGGAGACGTCGGCCGTCGTCCGTCAGCGCGACCCGCCGACGAGGTGCGGTCGGTCCCTCCACCAGCTCGGCCTCGCGCGGCGGGGCGCGTGCGCGGCGTCGCGGGTCGTGCGCGCATGCACATCCGCGGTGCGTGGATGCCGAGAGTCCCCATCACCCGCCCGGTGTGGATGCGCCCGTCCGCGGGATCGGCGGGCTGCTTAGCCTCTGATCTCCTACCCACGAACGGAGCATCATCGTCATGCCATCCACCACGCACTCCACCCGGTCCTCGCGTCTGCGCCGTCGCGCGGGCACCCTGGCCGCCGCGGCGGCCGTCGCGCTCTCCGCGACCGTCGGGCTCGGCATCGCGCCGGCGTCCGCGGCCCCGTCGACCACCCACGCCACCGGGTCCTTCTTGAGCACCAGCCCGGCCGGAGACCCCACGGAATCCAAGGCCTCCAGCCAGATGTACACGTTCACGACGCACTGGACCCCGGTCAAGCGCGGCGGGCAGAACGTCGTGTCCATCAAGATCGTGGGCCCCGCTGACAAGGCGGAGAACGGGGGCCTCCATTCGAGCTTTGTCCTCTGCGAGACCATCCCCGACTACCGCAACTACCTCGACACCGACGCCCATGTGAACGTATTCCTACCGCAGGCGGACGGCTTCACCGTCCTCAGCTACCCCGGCCCCGGTTGCGGGGACTACCCCTACACCGACGGATTCGGGCCGATCGACTCCATCCATCGCAGCTGGACCGTCTACACGCGCCACTCGCCGACATCGCGTAACTGACCGGACCATCCGCACGCACCGACGGCCGGCTTCCCTCTCGTGGGGACGCCGGCCGTCGGCGCGTCAGCGCGGTGCATCTCCGGGATCCAGCGCGCGGGCGGCTCCCGGGCGGCTGTCGTCGTCCCGGCCCGGTCGCGCCCGTCGCGCTCCTCTCGGGGCCGGGACGAGGCCGGATCAGCCTCGCCGCTCCGCCCACAGCACCGCCATCACGATCACGTCGACCGGCTGGCCGTCGAAGCGGAAGGCCGCCCGGAGGCGGCCCTCCTCGACGAAGCCCGCGCGCTCGTAGACGCGGCGGGCGCGGGGGTTGATGGACAGGACCTCGAGGGAGATGCGCTCGAGGTCGGTCGCGGCGAAGGCGTGGTCGACGAGCAGGCGCACCGCCTCCGAGCCGAGGCCGCGGTCGCGGCCGGCGGGGCCGATGAGGATGCGGAGGTTCGCGCTCCGGTCCTCGGGGCTCCACTCGTTGAGCACGGCCTCGCCCACGCACGCGTCCGTCGCGCGGTCGACGAGCGCCAGGTCGAGGCGGTCGGCCTGGTCGGCGCGCGTCGCGTACCAGGTGCGCGTGCGGTCGTCGAGCTCCGGGCGCGCGGCCATCTCCTCGACCTCGGCGGTGCTGTGCGCGGATCCCGTGAGGCGGATGACGTCGGGGTCGGCGAGGACGGGCACCATCGCGTCCATGTCCGCGGGCGTGAAGGGGCGGAGGACCACGCGCCCGCCCTCGAGGTGCGGGAGCGCGGGGAGGAGGCGGTGCTCGGCGGTGCTCATCCGTCCATCGTGCCGGGTCGCGGGCGCGCGTCGCGGCGGCTGGGCTCCCCGGCTCGATGGCGGGGAGCCCGTGTGCGGCGCGGTGTCGTGGGCGCTGCCGGGTCCGTGACCGGTCAGGCGGCCCGCCGGCGTCGGCTGAGGAGCCCGTCGACGCTGAGGCGGCCCGCGCCGAGGAGCGCGAGCACGACGAGGCCGGCGATCAGGGCGAGCACGAGCTCGTAGCCCCCGGCGTCGACGAAGATCCCCTTGCCGGCGTGCACGATGGCGAACGCGCCGAGCAGGTTGACGATGTTGAGCGCGGCGAACACGGGCGTCAGGAGCCCGAGGACCAGCGCGGCACCGCCGACCGTCTCGACCGTCGCGGCGAAGACCGCCGCGACGCCCGGGACGGGGATGCCCATCTGCGTGAAGGAGGCGGCGGTCCCGTCGAGCGTGTACTCGACGAACTTCTGCAGGCCGTGCGCGACCAGGATGACGCCGATCGCGACCCGGACGACGAGCAGGGCGGCGTCCTGGAGGGCGGGCGTCGTGCGGGCGGGGTGGAGCAGCGTGCGCATGCGGGGTTCTCCTTCGTGCGGTGGACGGTGGGGATCCGGGTCGTGGGCCGGAGGCCGGGTGCGCCCGAGCCGCCGCAGCGGTGCCGCGAGCCGCAGCGGTCGTGCCCGTTCGGGTACCCGACCACCCCGCCGCGGTGATCGAGACCCGCGGCGACCTGGGATGCGCGACCCGGCCGGGCCGCGGTGCGATCGGCGGGCCACGTCCTGCCCCCGATGCCCCACGCTCGGTCGTTGAACGTTCAAAGACCGTACGGGCCGACATCCGGGCGAGTCACATCCCGTCGGCGCGCGCACGAGCACCTCGTGGAGATGCCGTCGCGCGTCCGTGGCTCGATCCGCGCCGGGTAGGGCTCGCGCCCGGGCGGGATCCCGGGTGCGGGCGGATCAGCGCCCGTCGCGTCCCCGGTAGAGCGTCATCAGCGTGGCCGAGATGCGGCCGCCGGGGCCGAGGCGGTGGCCGTTGGCCTCGAGCCAGGCGCGGGCGGCGGCGCGCTCACCCGTCGGGGCGGCGGTGCCGGTTGCTGGGCGCGCGGGCTCGTCGGAGAGCGGCGTGATCGTCACGGTCGTGCGCCGGCCGGCGGCGACGTAGGGCGCGAGCGCGGCGCGCAGGGCCCGGGCGCCGTCGGCGTCGAGGTCGACCTCGTGGATGATCCCGTCGAGGCCGAACCGCACCGTCTCGGTCGCGCCGTCGCGGCGGGCGTCGCCCTGCGGATCCACGCGCTCGTCCATGTCGTCTCCCTGCTCTCGGTCCCCTCCGGCAGCCTAGGTCGCCCCACCGACGCGTCTGCGCGCTAGATGAGAACGGTTCTCTTCTAGACTCGGAGGATGGATCCCCACGCGAACGCCCCGCGCCCCGTCGGCATCGGCGGGCTGGCCGTGACCCTCGTCTCCGCGAGCGACCTCCGCGCCGCCTCGTCCGTCGCGGCCGCCGCCGTCGGCGCACCCGAGACCGAGCCGCCCGCCGTGGTCGAGGCGCCGGACGGCGACAGCGGCGACCTCGGCGCGGACATCGCCGACGGCCTCATCGCGGACGCCGACGACGGGCGCACGGGGCTCGCGGTCGTCGCGCTCGAGCCGGCCGCGGATCCGCTCGAGGTCGCGCTGGTGCTGGAGCACGTGGTCGAGGCGCGGCATCCCGGGGCGACGCCCATCGGGATCCTCGACGTGGTCGCCGTCTCATCCGTCGCCGAGGTCCGCGACGTGCTGCTCGACCCGGACGACGACGACCGGCCGTTCGACGACGCCGAGCGGCTGGCGGCGCGCCTCGAGTGCGCGAGCGTCGTGGTGCTCGACGGGTGGGATCCGGCCTGGTCGTCCCCGGACGCGCGTCGCGTCGTCGCCCTGCTCGCGCTCCTCGCCCCGGCCGCGCGCGTCGTGCCCGTCGGCGACCGGGCGTCGCTCGCGTCCGCGCCGCTGCGGATCGGCCGGCAGCGCGCCCGCCGCCTCGCCGCGGGCATGGGCTGGCAGCGGGCGCTCGCGGGCGTCGCCCCGGCCGCGTCGCCCGAGGGGCTGGGCGTGCACGTGTTCCGCGATCCGCGCCCGTTCCATCCGGGCCGTCTGCACGCGGCCGTCGCGCGCGACCTCGTGCCCGGGCCCGTCGGCCGCATCGTGCGCTCCCGCGGCCTCGCGCGCCTCGCGTCCCGGCCCGCGACGGTGGGCTCGTGGGCGACCGCGGGCGACGTGCTGCGGCTGGACCCGACGGCCATGGCCAGCTGGGATGCGGAGTCGCCGGCCGGCCAGGAGATCGCCTTCGTGGGGGAGCGGCTCGACGGGGCCCTGCTCGACCGGATCCTCGGCGCCTGCCTGCTCGAGCCCGACGAGCTCGTGGCCGGGCCCGACGCGTGGCACGGCTACGCGGATCCGTTCCCCGCCTGGGACACCGAGCACCGCCACTGAGGCGGGCGCCGGTCAGGCCGCGTCCGCGACCACCCGGCCCTCCTCGAGCCGGACGACGCGGTCGGCGTCGGCGAGCACGGCCGGGTCGTGGGAGACGCACGCGACGGCGACGCCGCGGTCGGCCTCCGAGCGGAGGATCGCGCGGATCCGCTCGGCGCTCGCCGCGTCGAGCCCGGTGGTCGGCTCGTCGAGCAGCAGCAGCCGGGCGCCGCGGGCGAGCCCCTGCGCGAGGAGCGCGCGCTGGCGCTGGCCGCCGGAGAGCGCGCCGAGGGGCTGCGCCGCGAGCGACGCGATGCCGAGGCGGTCCATGGCGTCGTCGACGGCGGCGCGGGCGTCCGCGTCGAGGCGGCGCCACCGGCCCGCGCGTCCCCACGCGCCCACGGTGACGACGTCGCGCACGGTCACGGGCAGGTGGTCGGGCACGGCGGCGCGCTGCGGCACGAAGGCCGCCTCGGCGACCGCGGTGCGCGTGCCGGACGTCGGGACCCGGGTGCCCGCGACCACCTCCAGCAGCGTCGACTTGCCGGCGCCGTTGGGGCCGGCGATCGCCGTCAGGGTGCCGGGATCCAGGCGCAGGTCGACGCCGTCGAGGGCGCGTCGGTCGCCGAACGCCACGTGCACGGCGTGGAGGAGCGCGGCGGGATCACGGGGCGCGGGAGGGGGCATGCGCCCAATCCTACGCATTTGATAAGCGTTCTCATTCTCGGCTACGGTCGGGGATCGTGCCCTCCATCACCTCCGGGATCCTCGAGCCGTTCGCCCTCGACTTCCTCCAGCGCGCCCTCCTCGGCGGCGCGCTCGTCGCGATCCTCTGCGGCGTGGTGGGCACGTGGGTCGTCATCCGCGGCATGGCCTTCCTCGGCGAGGCGCTCGCCCACGGCATGCTGCCCGGCGTCGCGCTCGCCACCGTGCTCGGCCTGCCCGTGCTCGTCGGCGGCGCGCTGAGCGCGGTCGCGATGAGCCTCGGGATCGCCGCCCTCCAGCGCCGCGGCCGGCTCTCCTACGACACGAGCATCGGCATGCTGTTCGTCGCGATGCTCGCGCTCGGGGTCGTCGTGATCTCGCACTCGGGCAGCTTCGCCACCGACGCCACCTCGATCCTCTTCGGCGACATCCTCGCCATCACCTCCCTCGACGTGGCGCTGCTCGCGGGCGCCGTCGTCGTGGGGCTCGGCGTCGCGTGGGCCTTCCACCGGCCGCTCGTGGCGCTCGCGCTGGATCCCCGCATCGCCGCCGTGCTGCGCCTCGGCCCCCGCTCGGCGCAGGCCGCGCTCGTGGGGCTCGTGACGCTCGCGGTCGTCGCGTCGTACCAGGCCGTCGGATCCCTGCTGGTCGTCGGCCTGCTGCTCGCGCCGGCCGTCGCGGCCGGGCACTGGACCGCGCGGATCCCCACCCGCATGGCGCTCGCGGCCGCGCTCGGCATCGCGTCGGTGTTCGTCGGGCTCCTCGTCTCGTGGCACGCGGCGACGGCCGCGGGCGCGTCCGTCGCGGCCACCGCGATCGCGGTCGCGGCGCTGTCCGGCGCGGCCCGCGCCTGCCTCACGGCGCTGCGGTCGCGACGGCCGGGCACGGACGGGGACGTGGGTCGCGACGACGACCGCGACCGCGTCGGGGCCGACGCGCCCACCCGACCCCGGGCCGCCTCGGGCGCGCCCGCCGCATGACCCCCGCGACGGCCGCCCGCCGCGATCCATCCCCCACCCCACCCCGACGAGAGGACCCCGTGCGCTCCCGCATCCCCGCCATCCCCCTGCTGGCCGGCCTCGCGCTCGCCCTGACCGCGTGCGCCACCGGCCCCGCGGCCGAGCCGACCGAGGATCCCGCCGCCTCCGACGAGCAGGGCGAGGGCCACGGCGCCGTCGCGGGCGCCGCCGAGCTCTCCGAGCCGCGCCTCGGCCTCACCGCGATCGACCCGACCGGCGCCGTCTCCCACCTCGACCTCCTCGACGAGTCGGTCGCCGACCTCGGCAGCATCGGCGCACCCACGGCCATGGACACCGACGGCCGCTACCTCTTCGCCCAGACGGACGCGGGCGTCGAGATCGTCGACAGCGGCGTCTGGACGTGGGACCACGTCGACCACTTCCACTACTACCGGGCGGATCCGCGCCTCCTCGGCACGGTCGAGGGCGGCGGCACCGCCACGGTCGCGACGACCAACCTCTCCACCACGGGCGGCACGGGCCTCTTCTTCCCCGACTCCGGCGAGGCCGTGCTGCTCGACACCGAGGCGCTGTCGAAGGGCGAGATCACCGAGCGCTTCCGCCTCGACGGTGAGCCCGGGCCCGGCATGGTCGTGCCCGTCGGATCCCTCGCGCTCGTCACCGAGGGGCAGGGAGCCGACGCGGCGGTCGCCGGCTACACGGCCGACGGCGAGCGCACGGGCCTCGTCGAGCCGTGCCCGGATCCGGCCGGCACCATCACGACGCGCGTCGGCGCGGTCATCGGCTGCGGCGACGGCGCCCTGCTCGCCAGCGTGGACGGCGACGAGCTGAGCGTGGAGCGGATCCCGTACCCGGAGGGATCCACCGCACCGGCCGCCACGTCCTTCGACAACCGCGAGGGCCGGCCGACGGTCGCGGGCCTCGCCGGAGACCAGGGCATCTGGCTGCTCGACACCCGCGAGCGCTCCTGGACGCTGCTCCCGGCGCCCGCCCCGCTCGTGCACGTCAACGCGGTCGACGACGCCGACGACCACCTCCTCGCGCTCACCCGCGACGGACGCGTGCTCGTGCTGTCCGCGGAGGACGGCACCGTGATCTCCGACACCGGGCCGCTCGTCGCCGACTCGATCGCGGCCGGCCGGATCCCCGCCCTCGTCGCCGACCAGCAGCGCGCCTACCTGTCGGGTCCGGTCGAGCGGCGGCTTCACGAGATCGACTACGCCGACGGCGCCCGCGTCGCGCGCACATTCGACACCGCGACCGAGCCCGCGTTCACCGCAGAGACCGGCCGATGAGCGCCCGTCGGATCGGCGCCGCGCTCGCGGGCGCCGTCGCGGCCGCCGCGGCCGCCGTCGCCCTCACCGGCTGCGCGAGCGCGGGCGACGGCCGGCCGACCGTGTACGTCTCCACCAACATCCTCGGCGACGTCGTGGAGGAACTGGTGGGCGACGAGGCCGAGGTCGTGACGCTCATGAAGCCGAACGCGGATCCGCACTCGTTCGAGATCTCCGCGCAGGAGGCCGCCCGCCTCCGCGCGGCCGACCTCGTCGTCTCCAACGGCCTCGGTCTCGAGGAGGGGCTGCAGCAGCACCTCGACGCGGCCACGGCCGCCGACGTGCCGTCCTTCGTCGCGGGCGACGCCATCGAGGTGCTCGACTACGCCGAGGGAGACGCGGAGGGCATGCCCGACTCGCACTTCTGGACGGACCCCGCGCGCATGGTCGACGTCGTCGACGCGCTCGAGCCGGTGCTCGCGGGCATCGACGGCGTGGATCCCGCGGTGATCTCCTCGAACACCGCCGGGTACCGCGGCGAGCTCGAGGCGCTCGACGCGGAGATGACGGCCGCGTTCGCCGCGATCCCCGCCGAGCGCCGCGCCCTCGTCACCAACCACCACGTCTTCGGCTACCTCGCCGACCGCTTCGGGTTCGAGGTCGTCGGCGCGGTGATCCCCGGCGGCACCACCCTCGCCGCGCCCTCCGCCAGCGACCTCGCCGACCTCGTGTCGGCCGTCGAGGAGACCGGCGTCCCCACGATCTTCGCGGAGTCCTCGTCGCCCGACCGCCTCGTGCAGGCGCTGGCGAGCGAGGCCGACATCCGCGTGGAGGTGGTCGAGCTGTTCACGGAGTCCCTCACGGGTCCCGAGGGCGGCGCCCCCGACTACCTCGCCATGATGCGCGTCAACACGCAGCGCATCGCCACCGGGCTCTCCCCCTGAGCGCCCGCGATCACCCACACAGAAGGAACGACACATGCGCACCCCCCGCCTCCGACGGACCGGCATCGCCGCCGTCACCCTGGGCCTCGCCGCGACGCTCGCGGCCTGCTCCACCCCGGCTCCCGAGGGCTCCCCGTCCTCCGACGCGGCCGCCGGATCCGGCGAAGCAGCCGGACCCCGCGTCGCCGTCTCGTACGAGGGCGGCATCCTCGTCCTCGACGGCAAGACGCTCGAGACCGTCTCGGACCTCGACTCCGAGGAGTTCACCCGCCTCAACCCCGCGGGTGACGACCGGCACGTCATGGTCACGATGAGCGAGGGCTTCCAGGTGCTCGACACCGCGGCCGGCAGCGCCGACGAGGCCGAGCTCACCGACACGGTGTTCCCGGCGGACACCCCCGGCCACGTCGTCCGCCACGCGGGCAAGACGATCCTCTACGCCGACGGCACGAGCGACACCACGGTCTTCGACACCGCGGCCCTCTCCTCCACCGACGGCATGCCCGAGACCGAGACCATCGAGGGCGTCGAGGCGCACCACG is a genomic window of Clavibacter capsici containing:
- the aztB gene encoding zinc ABC transporter permease AztB, which encodes MPSITSGILEPFALDFLQRALLGGALVAILCGVVGTWVVIRGMAFLGEALAHGMLPGVALATVLGLPVLVGGALSAVAMSLGIAALQRRGRLSYDTSIGMLFVAMLALGVVVISHSGSFATDATSILFGDILAITSLDVALLAGAVVVGLGVAWAFHRPLVALALDPRIAAVLRLGPRSAQAALVGLVTLAVVASYQAVGSLLVVGLLLAPAVAAGHWTARIPTRMALAAALGIASVFVGLLVSWHAATAAGASVAATAIAVAALSGAARACLTALRSRRPGTDGDVGRDDDRDRVGADAPTRPRAASGAPAA
- the aztC gene encoding zinc ABC transporter substrate-binding protein AztC, translated to MSARRIGAALAGAVAAAAAAVALTGCASAGDGRPTVYVSTNILGDVVEELVGDEAEVVTLMKPNADPHSFEISAQEAARLRAADLVVSNGLGLEEGLQQHLDAATAADVPSFVAGDAIEVLDYAEGDAEGMPDSHFWTDPARMVDVVDALEPVLAGIDGVDPAVISSNTAGYRGELEALDAEMTAAFAAIPAERRALVTNHHVFGYLADRFGFEVVGAVIPGGTTLAAPSASDLADLVSAVEETGVPTIFAESSSPDRLVQALASEADIRVEVVELFTESLTGPEGGAPDYLAMMRVNTQRIATGLSP
- a CDS encoding DoxX family protein, translating into MRTLLHPARTTPALQDAALLVVRVAIGVILVAHGLQKFVEYTLDGTAASFTQMGIPVPGVAAVFAATVETVGGAALVLGLLTPVFAALNIVNLLGAFAIVHAGKGIFVDAGGYELVLALIAGLVVLALLGAGRLSVDGLLSRRRRAA
- a CDS encoding GTP-binding protein, translating into MDPHANAPRPVGIGGLAVTLVSASDLRAASSVAAAAVGAPETEPPAVVEAPDGDSGDLGADIADGLIADADDGRTGLAVVALEPAADPLEVALVLEHVVEARHPGATPIGILDVVAVSSVAEVRDVLLDPDDDDRPFDDAERLAARLECASVVVLDGWDPAWSSPDARRVVALLALLAPAARVVPVGDRASLASAPLRIGRQRARRLAAGMGWQRALAGVAPAASPEGLGVHVFRDPRPFHPGRLHAAVARDLVPGPVGRIVRSRGLARLASRPATVGSWATAGDVLRLDPTAMASWDAESPAGQEIAFVGERLDGALLDRILGACLLEPDELVAGPDAWHGYADPFPAWDTEHRH
- a CDS encoding GNAT family N-acetyltransferase, which encodes MSTAEHRLLPALPHLEGGRVVLRPFTPADMDAMVPVLADPDVIRLTGSAHSTAEVEEMAARPELDDRTRTWYATRADQADRLDLALVDRATDACVGEAVLNEWSPEDRSANLRILIGPAGRDRGLGSEAVRLLVDHAFAATDLERISLEVLSINPRARRVYERAGFVEEGRLRAAFRFDGQPVDVIVMAVLWAERRG
- a CDS encoding Lsr2 dimerization domain-containing protein; this translates as MDERVDPQGDARRDGATETVRFGLDGIIHEVDLDADGARALRAALAPYVAAGRRTTVTITPLSDEPARPATGTAAPTGERAAARAWLEANGHRLGPGGRISATLMTLYRGRDGR
- the aztA gene encoding zinc ABC transporter ATP-binding protein AztA, yielding MPPPAPRDPAALLHAVHVAFGDRRALDGVDLRLDPGTLTAIAGPNGAGKSTLLEVVAGTRVPTSGTRTAVAEAAFVPQRAAVPDHLPVTVRDVVTVGAWGRAGRWRRLDADARAAVDDAMDRLGIASLAAQPLGALSGGQRQRALLAQGLARGARLLLLDEPTTGLDAASAERIRAILRSEADRGVAVACVSHDPAVLADADRVVRLEEGRVVADAA
- the arfA gene encoding arabinosylfuranosidase ArfA, giving the protein MTDARPAADARIAIDRTAVVAPVNRRTFGSFVEHLGRCVYDGIYEPGHPTANADGFRGDVVDLVKELGTSTIRYPGGNFVSGYRWEDGVGPRAERPKRLDLAWHSLETNEVGLDEFARWCELTGSELMMAVNLGTRGVLEALDILEYANHPGGTALSDQRIANGSPKPHDVRMWCLGNEMDGDWQVGNMTAEDYGTLAGRTARAMKMVDPTLELVACGSSGSGMATFGEWERIVLEKTYDSVDFISAHAYYQERKGDLGSFLASSLDMEYFIATVVSTADHVKHRLKSDKTVNISFDEWNVWYLDEHQESGVITEGWPYAPHLLEDVYSVADAVVLGNLMITLLKHSDRVTSASLAQLVNVIAPIMTETGGGAWRQTTFFPFSVTSRLAQGEVLKPRIDVGTYETEVHGTAPLVDSVATFDEATGRAAVFLVNRSLSDALTIEVDVAGLAVSEVLEAVGIHDEDVYAKNTFEDRERVGLTPNASATLADGTLTITLPPVSWTAVSLG